From Desulfatiglans anilini DSM 4660, one genomic window encodes:
- a CDS encoding tyrosine-type recombinase/integrase gives MSNRTADLDLTGATEAFCARLSAEGRSPATIAAYRRDLALVARVAGELAPGIVCREVTAGLLDQVFSADAVTESERGPRSAASLHRMKAAVRAFFAWAVEAGVVDDNPARSIRMHRLPRKLPVFLTAAEKKRLLKELKGRTEFSALRDRAMIEVLLGTGIRLGELAALDMDDIDLDAKHLRVRAKGNVPQVKFIKTDLRTLLRRYLAERRRHGRPEMEALFLSNRDGRLCQRQIANRLAHWLRKAGIEKELTPHGLRHTFATHLYGATNDLLVVQRALGHRDVSTTQIYTHLVDGQLEEALERL, from the coding sequence ATGAGCAACCGAACGGCTGACCTCGACCTGACGGGCGCAACGGAGGCGTTCTGTGCCCGCCTGTCGGCCGAAGGACGCTCCCCGGCGACCATAGCCGCATACCGCCGGGATCTCGCCCTGGTGGCCCGCGTGGCCGGGGAGTTGGCCCCGGGCATCGTCTGCCGGGAAGTCACGGCCGGGCTCCTCGACCAGGTGTTCTCCGCTGATGCGGTCACCGAGAGTGAGCGAGGCCCACGCTCGGCGGCCTCGCTCCATCGGATGAAGGCGGCGGTGCGGGCCTTTTTCGCCTGGGCTGTCGAGGCTGGCGTGGTCGATGACAATCCGGCCCGGTCCATCCGCATGCATCGGTTGCCGAGAAAGCTGCCGGTTTTCCTGACCGCCGCCGAAAAGAAACGTCTGCTCAAGGAGCTCAAGGGGCGGACCGAGTTCTCCGCGCTGCGCGACCGCGCCATGATCGAGGTGCTGCTGGGCACCGGGATCAGGCTTGGCGAGCTGGCCGCGCTCGACATGGATGACATCGACCTCGACGCCAAGCATCTGCGGGTGCGGGCCAAGGGGAATGTGCCGCAGGTCAAGTTCATCAAGACCGACCTCCGCACATTGCTGCGCCGTTACCTGGCCGAGCGTCGTCGACACGGCCGCCCAGAAATGGAAGCCCTGTTCCTGTCGAACCGGGACGGCAGACTCTGCCAGCGGCAGATAGCCAACCGGCTCGCCCACTGGCTGCGGAAGGCCGGGATCGAAAAGGAACTGACGCCGCACGGGCTGCGGCATACATTCGCCACCCACCTCTACGGCGCGACCAACGACCTGCTCGTGGTGCAGCGGGCATTGGGGCATCGCGACGTGTCCACCACCCAGATCTACACCCACCTCGTGGACGGCCAGCTCGAGGAAGCCCTCGAACGCCTCTGA
- a CDS encoding terminase large subunit domain-containing protein, protein MLWGQAYLYNRDGSGRDYWPHQVEDLRCPAKNIIHLDGRDVGKSIVLSTDALHYAFTTRGGQGLIAAPHQGHLDTIIEEIEFQLDSNPDLMNSIALTKYGKPKIHRKPYFRLEFTNGSVLYFRPAGAYGDAFRSLHVGRVWVDEGAWLTERAWKALRQCLKAGGTLRIYSTPNGLRDTTYYRLTSSEQFHVFRWPSWLNPLWTEDREAELLEFYGGRDSSGWQHEVAGEHGKPSYGAFNVEQFNLCRQDLLEYQKIVITDSELRDCDTEEAAHDRLEMLLNLTPRSGQFWVGGDLGYTNDPTEIVVFQEMEIGERTLLKMILRVHLEHVSYPHIAQIIALLERYYTPAGIGVDNGGNGLAVVQELLTLDKYKGLELEGRLKGYDFGGMTRLAVRDGKEVKKRTKELMTSLINGALQRKQVIFPSDDLEVEDQFTTHTYTLRDGKIIYSKGNDHIIDAVRCAMLIREEGNLDPVGEEVVSLKPVLTNPIFI, encoded by the coding sequence GTGTTGTGGGGGCAAGCCTACCTCTACAACCGGGATGGCTCAGGCCGCGACTACTGGCCGCACCAGGTGGAGGACCTGCGCTGCCCGGCCAAGAACATTATCCACCTCGACGGCCGGGACGTGGGCAAGTCCATCGTGCTCTCGACCGACGCGCTCCATTACGCCTTCACCACCCGAGGCGGCCAGGGCCTCATCGCGGCTCCGCACCAGGGGCACCTCGACACCATCATCGAGGAGATCGAGTTCCAGCTCGACAGCAACCCGGATCTGATGAACAGCATCGCCCTGACCAAGTACGGCAAGCCCAAGATCCACCGCAAACCCTATTTCCGACTGGAGTTCACCAACGGTTCGGTGCTCTATTTCCGCCCGGCCGGGGCCTATGGCGACGCCTTTCGTTCGTTGCATGTCGGCCGCGTCTGGGTCGATGAAGGAGCCTGGCTGACCGAACGGGCCTGGAAGGCGCTGCGTCAGTGCCTCAAGGCCGGGGGGACGCTACGCATCTACTCCACGCCCAACGGCCTGCGCGACACCACCTATTACCGGCTCACCTCATCGGAGCAGTTCCATGTATTCCGATGGCCGTCCTGGCTCAACCCCCTGTGGACCGAGGATCGCGAAGCCGAACTGCTGGAGTTCTACGGCGGCCGCGACAGCTCCGGCTGGCAACACGAGGTGGCCGGTGAACACGGCAAGCCTTCCTATGGGGCCTTCAATGTCGAGCAGTTCAACCTCTGTCGGCAGGATCTGCTGGAGTACCAGAAGATCGTCATCACCGATTCCGAGCTGCGCGATTGCGACACCGAGGAAGCGGCCCACGACCGGCTGGAGATGCTGCTCAACCTCACGCCCCGCAGCGGTCAGTTCTGGGTCGGCGGTGACCTGGGCTACACCAACGATCCCACCGAGATCGTCGTATTCCAGGAGATGGAGATCGGAGAGCGGACGCTGCTGAAGATGATCCTGCGCGTTCATCTCGAACACGTTTCCTATCCGCACATCGCCCAGATCATCGCGCTACTGGAGCGTTACTACACCCCGGCGGGCATCGGCGTGGACAACGGCGGCAACGGCTTGGCCGTGGTCCAGGAGCTGCTCACCCTGGACAAGTACAAGGGGCTGGAGCTGGAAGGCAGGCTCAAGGGATACGACTTCGGCGGCATGACCCGGCTGGCGGTCCGCGACGGCAAAGAAGTCAAGAAGCGCACCAAGGAGCTGATGACCAGCCTCATCAACGGAGCCCTACAGCGTAAGCAGGTCATTTTCCCCTCGGACGACCTGGAGGTGGAAGACCAATTCACCACCCACACCTACACCCTGCGGGACGGCAAGATCATCTATTCCAAGGGCAACGACCACATCATCGACGCAGTGCGCTGCGCCATGCTGATCCGGGAGGAAGGCAACCTCGACCCGGTCGGCGAAGAGGTGGTCTCGCTCAAGCCCGTGCTCACCAATCCGATCTTCATCTGA